A portion of the Candidatus Afararchaeum irisae genome contains these proteins:
- the hisH gene encoding imidazole glycerol phosphate synthase subunit HisH — protein MNVRVRVVDYGLGNLRSVSKGLERAGADVEITDSPAEIDEAEAVVLPGVGAFREGMEELERLRGAVEDAADDTPILGICLGMQMLLTESEEGSESGAVEGLDLIPGRVVRFPDGVGKIPHMGWNSLSIERQHPVVSGVEDGSYVYFVHSYYADAGSGSTVASTEYGVEFSSVVSNERGNVVGTQFHPEKSGEVGLGILKGFVEYSEEY, from the coding sequence GTGAACGTACGTGTACGTGTGGTCGACTACGGTCTCGGGAACCTCAGAAGCGTCAGTAAGGGTCTCGAACGCGCGGGCGCAGACGTCGAGATAACCGACAGTCCGGCGGAGATAGACGAAGCCGAGGCAGTCGTCCTCCCCGGAGTCGGAGCGTTCAGAGAGGGGATGGAGGAGTTGGAGAGGCTACGCGGAGCCGTCGAGGACGCAGCCGACGACACCCCGATCCTGGGAATCTGTCTCGGAATGCAGATGCTCCTGACGGAGAGTGAGGAGGGGTCGGAGTCGGGAGCCGTCGAGGGTCTCGATCTCATACCCGGACGTGTCGTACGTTTCCCCGACGGCGTCGGTAAGATACCCCACATGGGCTGGAACAGCCTGAGTATCGAGAGACAGCATCCCGTCGTCTCAGGGGTGGAAGACGGCTCGTATGTCTACTTCGTCCACTCCTACTACGCCGACGCCGGCTCGGGATCGACCGTGGCTTCGACCGAGTACGGCGTCGAGTTCTCGTCTGTCGTGTCGAACGAGAGAGGGAACGTCGTCGGGACACAGTTCCACCCCGAGAAGAGCGGCGAGGTGGGTCTGGGAATACTCAAGGGATTCGTAGAGTACTCCGAGGAGTACTGA
- a CDS encoding MDR family MFS transporter, translated as MTGETEGEGEEVTVKERRTATAGVLLGIFLAGIEGTVVSTAMPTVVKSLGGLELYSWVFASYMLFAAVSMPVLGKLSDIYGRKRLFVAGVLVFVAGSGLSGLSRSMTQLILFRCLQGIGGGAMFSIPYTVFGVIYPPEKRGKAIGYGSAVWGVSSVVGPLLGYAIVTYLGWRWVFYLSIPVGFAAVALVSYGLEETTGEAESVDYPGAVSLVLGVGSLLLGLEFVGKETSVSVALLAVSAVSTVGFYFAERRAREPLLSLSLFSDGVFVTTNTVAFLTSFTVFAAIAYVPLFVQSMRGGAGSAALAVFPISLGWSGTSVLAGRLVSRVGERRLATFGTVVMTSGFAAASLWDVGTSLPTVMATVFVIGVGMGSVTVPLLTSIQNHLGKERMGLATSSQQFFRNLGGTVGVSVLGFVMTLTMHERLRSVPGVSGLGGIQRLLLGNGSPPDEVVPILTQSLVRVFTVSVVICVVAVVVARRLPVDSVRGESAESR; from the coding sequence TTGACGGGGGAGACTGAGGGAGAGGGTGAGGAAGTTACGGTGAAGGAGAGACGGACGGCGACTGCGGGGGTTCTTCTGGGGATCTTCCTCGCAGGCATAGAAGGGACTGTCGTGAGCACGGCGATGCCGACAGTCGTGAAGTCACTCGGAGGACTCGAACTCTACTCGTGGGTCTTCGCTTCCTACATGCTCTTCGCGGCGGTCTCGATGCCCGTACTCGGGAAGCTGTCTGACATATACGGTAGGAAGAGGCTCTTCGTGGCGGGTGTCTTGGTATTTGTCGCCGGGAGTGGGCTCTCGGGGCTTTCGAGGAGCATGACACAGCTTATACTCTTCAGATGCCTCCAGGGGATAGGCGGCGGGGCTATGTTCTCGATACCCTACACGGTCTTCGGTGTGATATACCCTCCCGAGAAGAGAGGTAAGGCGATAGGATACGGCAGTGCAGTCTGGGGGGTATCGAGTGTGGTAGGTCCCCTTCTGGGATACGCCATAGTCACCTACCTGGGATGGCGGTGGGTCTTCTATCTCAGCATTCCCGTCGGGTTCGCAGCCGTGGCTCTCGTGTCTTACGGTCTCGAGGAGACGACCGGAGAAGCCGAATCCGTCGACTACCCAGGAGCCGTATCCCTCGTACTAGGGGTCGGATCGCTCCTTCTGGGTCTCGAGTTCGTGGGTAAGGAGACTTCAGTCTCAGTAGCCCTCCTGGCTGTCTCAGCCGTCTCGACCGTCGGATTCTACTTCGCCGAGAGGAGGGCGCGTGAGCCTCTCCTGTCGCTCTCACTCTTCTCAGACGGCGTCTTCGTTACGACGAATACCGTGGCGTTTCTGACGAGCTTCACAGTCTTCGCCGCGATAGCATACGTGCCTCTATTCGTACAGAGCATGAGGGGAGGGGCGGGAAGCGCGGCACTCGCTGTCTTTCCTATCTCACTCGGCTGGTCGGGGACGAGCGTCTTAGCGGGAAGGCTCGTCAGCCGGGTGGGAGAGAGACGTCTTGCGACATTCGGAACCGTAGTCATGACGTCGGGTTTCGCGGCAGCTTCTCTCTGGGACGTCGGCACATCCCTACCCACCGTGATGGCAACCGTATTCGTGATAGGGGTGGGGATGGGAAGTGTCACAGTCCCTCTCCTCACATCGATACAGAACCATCTCGGCAAGGAGAGGATGGGACTCGCGACGTCTTCACAGCAGTTCTTCAGGAACCTCGGCGGAACTGTGGGAGTCTCAGTCCTCGGATTCGTGATGACTCTCACGATGCATGAGAGACTCAGGTCAGTTCCCGGTGTCTCAGGACTCGGCGGTATACAGCGTCTACTCCTCGGGAACGGCTCGCCTCCCGACGAGGTGGTTCCCATACTCACCCAGAGCCTCGTGAGGGTCTTCACAGTCTCAGTGGTAATCTGTGTCGTCGCGGTCGTCGTGGCGAGAAGACTCCCCGTCGACTCGGTCAGGGGAGAGTCCGCCGAAAGTAGGTAG